In the Nitrosarchaeum sp. genome, one interval contains:
- a CDS encoding zinc ribbon domain-containing protein has protein sequence MIKITESFLDTIDILLNLQVGDLSRLEHVKRMIQENKPLYTSDEKYVKNLAETYIKDHQIEEIKSPKLINCRNCSTSIAENAKFCTLCGTRQERTFQNYNVKKIVKRYNPLQFISRPNSYQSLTIIGGLMAMIPALFIVARMEPLLEAINYETGMELSGLASGFISLGIISSILSFIAIVITFLIKNPKKVGRMLFFIAFGILATSILIGIVGFVIILISSNVAYKKRHY, from the coding sequence GTGATAAAGATTACAGAATCATTTTTAGACACAATAGATATTTTATTGAATTTACAAGTAGGTGATTTATCAAGATTAGAACATGTAAAAAGAATGATACAAGAAAATAAACCGCTTTACACAAGTGATGAAAAATATGTTAAAAATCTAGCAGAGACATACATCAAAGATCACCAAATAGAAGAAATCAAATCACCAAAACTAATCAATTGTCGTAACTGTAGTACTAGTATTGCAGAAAATGCAAAATTTTGTACGCTATGCGGGACTAGACAAGAGAGGACATTTCAAAATTATAACGTAAAGAAGATTGTAAAAAGATACAATCCATTACAATTCATATCAAGACCAAATTCGTATCAAAGTCTTACCATTATTGGGGGATTAATGGCAATGATTCCAGCATTATTTATCGTTGCAAGAATGGAGCCATTACTTGAGGCAATCAACTATGAAACAGGAATGGAATTGTCAGGGCTTGCATCTGGTTTCATATCTCTTGGGATAATCTCCAGCATACTGAGCTTTATTGCAATTGTAATTACATTTTTAATAAAAAACCCAAAAAAGGTTGGAAGAATGCTATTCTTTATAGCATTTGGAATACTTGCTACTTCAATTCTAATAGGAATTGTAGGTTTTGTAATTATTTTAATTTCAAGTAATGTGGCATACAAAAAAAGACATTACTAA
- the tuf gene encoding translation elongation factor EF-1 subunit alpha encodes MAVKPHLNLIVTGHIDNGKSTTMGHFLMDLGVVDDRTIAAHAAESEKTGKGDTFKYAWVMDNIKDERERGITIDLAFQKFETPKYFFTLIDAPGHRDFIKNMITGASEADAAILVLSAKEGETDTAIAAGGQAREHAFLLKTLGVGQIIVAINKMDAVEYKEAAYKAAKEKGEKLVRSVGYKLENVPFIPVSGWKGDNLVKKSENMPWYTGKTLIQAFDDFTVAEKPIGKPLRVPIQDVYTITGVGTVPVGRVETGIMKAGQKIIVMPSGALGEIKSIETHHTEMPTAEAGDNIGFNLRGIEKKDIKRGDVLGTPDAPPKVAKEFKAQIIVIHHPTAIAPGYTPVMHCHTSQVAATVTEFLQRINPATGAVEEENPKFLKVGDAAIVKIRPVRPTCIETFQEFPEMGRFALRDMGATIAAGIVKEITEEYKP; translated from the coding sequence ATGGCAGTTAAACCACACTTGAACCTGATTGTTACAGGTCATATTGATAATGGAAAATCAACAACTATGGGTCATTTCTTGATGGATCTCGGTGTTGTAGATGATAGAACTATTGCAGCACACGCAGCCGAATCCGAGAAGACCGGAAAAGGTGATACTTTCAAGTACGCTTGGGTTATGGATAATATTAAAGATGAAAGAGAAAGAGGAATTACAATTGATCTTGCTTTCCAAAAATTTGAGACACCAAAATACTTCTTTACATTAATTGATGCACCTGGTCACAGAGACTTTATCAAAAACATGATTACCGGTGCTTCTGAAGCAGATGCCGCTATTCTAGTACTTTCTGCAAAAGAAGGTGAAACTGACACTGCAATTGCTGCAGGTGGTCAAGCAAGAGAACACGCATTTTTGCTTAAAACACTAGGCGTAGGCCAAATCATTGTTGCAATTAACAAGATGGATGCAGTTGAATACAAAGAAGCAGCATACAAAGCAGCAAAAGAAAAAGGCGAAAAACTAGTTAGATCTGTAGGTTATAAATTAGAAAATGTACCATTCATTCCAGTTTCTGGATGGAAGGGCGATAACTTGGTTAAGAAATCTGAAAACATGCCATGGTATACTGGAAAGACACTCATTCAAGCATTCGATGACTTTACAGTAGCTGAAAAACCAATTGGTAAACCATTACGTGTTCCAATTCAAGATGTTTACACAATTACTGGTGTAGGCACTGTACCTGTAGGTAGAGTTGAAACTGGTATCATGAAAGCAGGACAAAAAATTATTGTAATGCCTTCTGGTGCACTAGGCGAAATCAAATCAATTGAAACTCACCACACTGAAATGCCAACTGCAGAAGCAGGTGACAACATTGGATTCAACCTCAGAGGTATTGAAAAGAAAGATATCAAAAGAGGAGATGTACTTGGAACTCCTGATGCACCACCAAAGGTTGCTAAAGAATTCAAAGCACAAATTATTGTTATTCACCACCCAACTGCAATTGCACCTGGCTATACTCCAGTTATGCACTGTCACACTTCACAAGTAGCAGCAACTGTAACTGAATTCTTACAAAGAATTAATCCAGCTACAGGAGCAGTTGAAGAAGAAAATCCAAAGTTCCTTAAAGTCGGTGATGCAGCAATTGTAAAAATTAGACCTGTAAGACCAAC
- a CDS encoding DUF192 domain-containing protein, with protein MATRTQTLIPVAIAAVIIGAVGLMSLPSDSKLESVQFPRGTIKIDDIALQVQVADTEPRRVRGLMFQDQLPYDQGMIFVFDEVGVYSLWMLNMQFSLDMIWFDQNGNIIHIEKDVPPCKTALETMTCQSFTPDGKALYILEVTSGFVDRFNITKDSKLSIISI; from the coding sequence ATGGCAACTAGAACTCAAACTCTGATCCCAGTGGCAATAGCTGCAGTGATAATTGGAGCAGTTGGATTGATGTCTCTCCCAAGTGATAGTAAGCTAGAATCTGTACAATTTCCAAGAGGCACTATCAAAATTGATGATATTGCATTACAAGTCCAAGTTGCAGATACTGAACCACGACGAGTAAGGGGACTGATGTTTCAAGATCAGCTCCCATATGATCAAGGGATGATCTTTGTATTTGATGAGGTTGGCGTTTATTCTCTTTGGATGCTAAACATGCAGTTCTCACTTGATATGATTTGGTTTGATCAAAACGGAAACATTATTCATATTGAAAAAGACGTACCTCCATGTAAAACTGCACTTGAGACAATGACCTGTCAAAGCTTTACCCCTGATGGCAAAGCCCTGTATATCTTAGAGGTGACTTCGGGATTTGTAGATAGATTTAACATTACTAAAGATTCCAAGCTAAGTATTATTTCGATTTAG
- a CDS encoding DUF47 domain-containing protein, which translates to MYSGELEVQAKRKAIAVLQDEINRILNAARELATLPDLMMKKDKTGIKNSLEQISTIEEEVENLRRKITREVADVGGLIMNRENLLNTAYTMDEIAGYITGIAFKLSNIKITTLKSAKLDEDITKLIELVVDEVYKLNEIIRSLNTNTANAIELAQETQKIEREIDIKYRHATIKLLSEVTNTKELLLIKDVIEGIEEMSDKCQRVSDSFILLALSL; encoded by the coding sequence ATGTATAGCGGAGAGCTTGAAGTTCAAGCAAAAAGAAAGGCTATAGCAGTTTTACAAGACGAAATCAACCGAATCTTAAATGCTGCCAGAGAACTAGCAACACTACCAGATTTGATGATGAAAAAAGACAAAACAGGTATTAAAAATTCATTGGAGCAAATATCAACTATCGAAGAAGAAGTAGAAAATCTTAGAAGAAAAATAACTAGAGAAGTTGCTGACGTTGGTGGTTTAATCATGAATAGAGAGAACCTCCTAAACACAGCATATACAATGGATGAGATTGCAGGTTACATTACCGGAATCGCATTCAAACTTTCAAACATCAAGATTACTACATTAAAGAGCGCAAAGTTAGACGAAGACATTACAAAGTTGATTGAGCTGGTCGTAGACGAGGTTTACAAACTAAATGAAATCATACGTAGTCTAAACACCAATACTGCTAATGCCATTGAACTTGCACAAGAAACACAAAAAATAGAACGTGAGATAGACATCAAATATAGACATGCAACAATCAAGCTTTTATCAGAAGTTACCAACACCAAAGAGCTATTACTGATAAAAGACGTAATTGAGGGAATTGAAGAAATGTCAGACAAATGTCAACGTGTCTCAGATTCTTTCATATTATTAGCATTGAGTCTATAA
- a CDS encoding thermonuclease family protein, with product MNFIILGITLMIILGILAVFLYYESAQNIEKIKVQIPISGVTEIISEKLQIDSKTTPSPLVESSSPKCTGNADCFSGKVVKIIDGDTIRVDSRSIRFALVSAPEINTLEGKIAKDFVASICPVGSSVLVDEDDGQSEGSYGRMLAVVYCNNVNLNEKILESGNAKISTLFCSESEFSDEPWAKKFGCIG from the coding sequence TTGAATTTCATAATTTTAGGAATTACCCTTATGATTATACTTGGAATTTTGGCAGTTTTTTTATATTATGAATCTGCTCAAAATATCGAAAAAATCAAAGTACAAATTCCAATATCTGGGGTGACTGAGATTATTTCAGAAAAATTACAAATAGATTCTAAAACAACTCCGTCTCCATTAGTTGAATCGTCTTCTCCAAAATGTACTGGTAATGCTGATTGCTTTTCAGGTAAAGTAGTAAAAATTATCGATGGTGATACCATCCGGGTTGATAGTAGATCTATACGATTTGCATTGGTGAGTGCTCCCGAGATAAATACTTTGGAAGGTAAGATTGCAAAAGACTTTGTTGCTAGTATCTGTCCTGTCGGTTCTTCTGTTTTAGTTGATGAAGATGATGGACAATCTGAAGGTAGCTATGGTAGAATGCTTGCAGTAGTATATTGCAATAATGTTAATCTTAATGAGAAAATTTTAGAATCAGGCAATGCAAAAATATCTACTTTGTTTTGTTCTGAAAGTGAGTTCTCGGACGAACCTTGGGCAAAAAAATTTGGGTGTATTGGCTAA
- a CDS encoding SDR family NAD(P)-dependent oxidoreductase, whose protein sequence is MLKFQGKVALVTGSGTGIGQAIAKKFIENGASVIILGRRKEPLEETSIMLKEIISKVNSGASVRIFSGVDVSDESGMNEMFDTLRKENVIVDYVINNAGVSGPVTCFSHASLDEFKSAVEIHLTGTFWGSVQALKVMKENGKIVTISTFFTEERPHEQRPYRFRSPYTAAQGAKNRLVEAMSWELTDKKIISIGTNPGPVHSDRIYKTVYPKAAAEFLRVTGFEDLTPVQVDTANKELFPLLGEDDNVIKEGIAKDAQKLAKELNKDVSKLTVTITNLLNKIQTIAEKVQKNTSHMIADQQFLSQVQVAESVLNLCDDNIAKILNGKVIPGDRVFYPVKPYIGTTTPGVHQPDFTGRSVVFTIDATEKSDAQRVEHLAQHVIKNGGKVACFISESTPKELQEYISSKFHSHIVNIKNPDEVKKWLNTANTNLGSILAVIHVTGKLPNISKLVELSRAKWEELIEKFITTPATVGQGALEQFVPGGGNDPRLFKDAKGAMMIIGPDLPVGPKVTGMQRAQVEVFRGALRPFTTTVNQELSDVLNSKIRIFTIFPGSVTGIEPKNEKIAQALNFLVTDGALDSSEVTFCVDESRLE, encoded by the coding sequence ATGCTGAAATTCCAAGGCAAGGTTGCACTAGTAACAGGTAGTGGAACTGGGATAGGCCAAGCCATTGCTAAAAAATTTATTGAAAATGGCGCCAGTGTGATAATTCTCGGTAGAAGAAAAGAGCCCTTAGAAGAAACTTCAATTATGCTTAAAGAGATTATTTCCAAAGTAAACAGCGGAGCATCGGTAAGAATTTTCTCCGGAGTAGATGTAAGCGATGAATCTGGAATGAATGAAATGTTTGATACACTAAGAAAGGAAAATGTTATCGTTGATTATGTAATTAATAATGCAGGTGTTTCAGGCCCTGTAACATGCTTTTCTCACGCATCACTTGATGAATTCAAAAGTGCTGTAGAGATTCATTTGACAGGCACATTTTGGGGTTCAGTACAAGCTCTGAAAGTAATGAAAGAGAATGGTAAGATTGTAACAATATCCACGTTTTTCACTGAAGAAAGACCACATGAACAAAGACCATACAGATTTAGAAGTCCATACACTGCAGCACAAGGTGCAAAGAATAGACTAGTCGAGGCAATGTCTTGGGAATTAACTGATAAAAAAATCATATCAATTGGAACAAATCCAGGCCCAGTCCACTCAGATAGAATATACAAGACAGTATATCCAAAAGCTGCAGCAGAATTTTTACGTGTCACTGGATTTGAAGACTTGACACCAGTTCAAGTGGATACAGCAAATAAAGAACTGTTTCCATTATTAGGAGAAGACGATAATGTAATAAAAGAAGGAATTGCAAAAGATGCACAAAAACTGGCAAAAGAGTTGAACAAAGATGTTTCAAAATTAACTGTCACAATTACAAATCTATTAAACAAAATTCAAACGATTGCTGAAAAAGTTCAGAAAAATACATCACATATGATTGCAGATCAGCAATTCTTATCACAAGTTCAAGTTGCCGAATCGGTTTTGAATCTGTGTGATGATAACATTGCAAAAATATTAAACGGCAAAGTCATTCCAGGAGACAGAGTATTTTATCCTGTTAAACCATACATTGGTACAACTACACCAGGAGTTCACCAACCAGACTTTACAGGAAGATCAGTTGTTTTTACAATTGACGCAACTGAAAAATCAGATGCACAAAGAGTAGAACATCTTGCTCAACACGTCATAAAAAATGGTGGTAAAGTTGCATGTTTTATCTCAGAATCAACTCCTAAAGAATTACAAGAGTACATCAGCTCAAAGTTTCATTCACACATAGTAAATATCAAAAATCCAGATGAAGTTAAAAAATGGCTAAACACCGCAAATACCAACCTTGGAAGTATTTTAGCAGTAATACACGTCACAGGTAAACTACCAAACATTTCAAAACTAGTTGAACTATCAAGAGCAAAATGGGAAGAACTAATTGAAAAATTCATCACTACTCCTGCAACAGTAGGACAAGGCGCACTAGAACAATTTGTTCCAGGAGGAGGCAATGACCCAAGATTATTCAAAGATGCAAAAGGTGCAATGATGATAATTGGTCCAGATTTGCCTGTTGGGCCAAAAGTTACAGGAATGCAAAGAGCCCAAGTTGAGGTATTTCGTGGGGCTCTAAGACCATTTACTACCACAGTAAATCAAGAACTTAGCGATGTTCTAAATTCAAAGATTAGAATATTTACTATTTTCCCAGGTTCTGTAACTGGAATAGAACCAAAAAATGAGAAAATAGCTCAAGCGTTAAATTTCCTAGTAACCGATGGTGCTCTTGATTCATCTGAAGTCACATTTTGTGTTGATGAATCAAGATTAGAATGA
- the fbp gene encoding fructose-1,6-bisphosphate aldolase/phosphatase, with protein MKITVSVIKADVGGIGGHTRPSDALIEAVRKTVKNSGDLLIDHYIGYCGDDVHIVMSHKHGMDNDKIHKLAWDAFMAGTQVAKREGLYGAGQDLLKDSFSGNVKGMGPGVAEMEFEERPNEAFTVFAADKTEPGAFNYPIYRMFVDSLSNTGLIVNKSLASGVIINVMDVEEGKIAKLSLWEDKPTIEAALMYPGRYVVSTVTTKQGEPILAASTDRLHNIAGTYVGKDDPILLIRTQKNFPATEEVGSVFNNPHYVAGNTRGSHNMPLMPVKLNSAASINFCIPIVEALVFSMHDGKFTGPFDGFSTPDWDYVREIATKKALAMRSQGFIHPATLVPSELEYAEGYRARMDILETKMVPIDDITSKSEKKENYEDPD; from the coding sequence ATGAAAATTACAGTTTCAGTAATCAAAGCTGATGTAGGAGGAATCGGCGGACATACTAGACCAAGCGATGCATTGATAGAAGCAGTTAGAAAAACTGTCAAAAATTCTGGAGATTTACTAATTGATCATTATATTGGATATTGTGGAGACGACGTCCACATTGTCATGTCACATAAACATGGAATGGATAATGATAAAATTCACAAACTTGCATGGGATGCATTTATGGCAGGTACTCAAGTTGCAAAACGAGAAGGACTTTACGGAGCAGGACAAGATCTTCTAAAGGATTCATTTTCAGGAAATGTCAAAGGAATGGGTCCGGGTGTTGCAGAAATGGAATTTGAAGAAAGACCAAATGAAGCATTTACAGTTTTTGCTGCAGACAAAACAGAACCAGGTGCATTTAACTATCCAATTTACAGAATGTTTGTAGATAGTTTAAGCAATACAGGATTGATCGTAAACAAATCACTTGCAAGTGGAGTGATAATTAACGTAATGGATGTGGAAGAAGGCAAGATTGCAAAATTGTCTTTATGGGAAGACAAACCAACTATCGAAGCGGCATTGATGTATCCAGGAAGATATGTTGTTTCAACAGTTACAACAAAACAAGGAGAACCGATACTCGCAGCATCAACTGATAGATTGCACAACATTGCAGGAACTTATGTAGGAAAAGATGATCCAATATTATTAATTAGAACACAAAAGAATTTTCCAGCAACTGAAGAGGTTGGAAGTGTATTTAACAATCCACATTATGTTGCAGGCAATACAAGAGGAAGTCACAACATGCCATTGATGCCAGTAAAACTAAATTCAGCTGCATCGATCAATTTTTGCATTCCAATTGTAGAGGCACTAGTCTTTAGCATGCATGATGGAAAGTTTACTGGTCCATTTGACGGATTTTCAACTCCTGATTGGGACTATGTTAGAGAGATCGCAACAAAAAAAGCACTTGCAATGAGAAGTCAAGGATTCATTCACCCAGCAACACTGGTTCCATCAGAATTAGAATATGCTGAAGGATATAGAGCAAGAATGGACATACTAGAAACCAAGATGGTTCCAATTGATGATATAACATCAAAGTCCGAAAAGAAAGAAAATTACGAAGACCCAGATTAA
- the endA gene encoding tRNA-intron lyase, translated as MKTELVENRIIVWNIEDSRKLFSHGYYGKPIGIPKPKPEEINVPLILDLIEGLYLLENKKITIYKSNQKITIDYMVEMCKKEYHDFDKKYLVYKNFRDKGYVINPGIKFGCDFAVYEKGPGIDHAPFLIQVYNRSDPITSTGIVLAGRLATTVRKQFILAIPRGKDKVDFLALDWWKA; from the coding sequence ATGAAAACAGAGCTTGTCGAAAATAGAATAATAGTATGGAACATTGAAGATTCTCGCAAATTATTTAGTCATGGATATTATGGTAAACCAATTGGGATACCAAAACCCAAACCAGAAGAGATTAACGTTCCATTAATTTTAGACCTAATTGAAGGACTTTATCTACTAGAAAATAAAAAAATTACAATTTACAAATCAAATCAAAAGATCACAATAGATTACATGGTAGAGATGTGTAAAAAAGAGTATCATGATTTTGACAAAAAATATCTAGTATACAAAAACTTTCGAGATAAAGGATATGTAATTAATCCAGGAATAAAATTCGGATGTGATTTTGCAGTTTATGAGAAAGGTCCAGGTATTGATCATGCACCATTTTTAATTCAAGTATACAATAGAAGTGACCCAATCACATCTACTGGAATTGTTTTAGCAGGAAGATTAGCAACTACAGTAAGAAAGCAATTCATCTTGGCAATTCCAAGAGGAAAAGACAAAGTAGATTTTCTAGCTCTTGATTGGTGGAAGGCTTAG
- a CDS encoding ATP-dependent DNA ligase translates to MEFAILADAFSKMESTTKRLELTQHLVELFEKTPQDVISRIVYLLQGKLRPDFEGVELGVAERLAIRAIAKSAGSDSAEKKIEEEYRKSGDLGHAASKILEQKEQTTFMMQDITVERVYENLVTIAKLEGSKTQDRKMKYISGLLNDANPNEAKFILKILLGTLRLGVAENTVMDALAIAFTGNKENRKALEHAYNVSSDLGKVAETIASKGLKGIEEFEINLFNPIRPMLADRVKSEEEAIEKLGKIFAAEYKLDGERVQLHVEGEKVILFSRSLENITSYYPDIVEKIPKTIQAQRVILEAEAVAINENTGEFLPFQELMHRRRKYQVEKAVSQYPITVNFFDVLYYDGKSCLELPYKERRNLLEKIVKEDDYAKHIPMSTVKSQEDIEEFLENSINSGCEGVMLKMLDKPYQAGSRGSYWLKLKREYRNELGDSLDLVVIGAFFGKGRRTGKYGTLLLASYDYDIDVFTSICKVGTGFTDEDLDQLYQILSNKVTIKKNPRIDSDMEADVWFEPELVIEVVASEITLSPIHKAARNEIRKDTGLALRFPKFTGKIRLEKDAEDASTNEEVLTLFKGQKKVAHDKNLM, encoded by the coding sequence GTGGAGTTTGCCATTCTAGCGGATGCATTTAGTAAAATGGAGTCAACTACAAAAAGACTTGAGCTGACTCAACATTTAGTAGAGTTATTTGAAAAAACACCACAAGACGTAATTTCAAGAATCGTTTATCTTTTACAGGGAAAACTTAGGCCGGATTTTGAAGGAGTTGAATTAGGAGTAGCAGAAAGATTAGCGATAAGAGCAATTGCAAAATCCGCGGGTTCTGATAGTGCTGAGAAAAAAATAGAAGAAGAATACAGAAAGAGTGGGGATTTAGGACATGCTGCATCTAAAATTTTGGAGCAAAAAGAACAGACAACATTCATGATGCAAGACATTACTGTTGAGCGAGTTTATGAGAACTTGGTTACAATTGCAAAGTTAGAAGGCTCAAAGACTCAAGATAGAAAGATGAAATATATCTCAGGATTGCTAAATGATGCAAATCCAAACGAAGCTAAATTCATCTTAAAGATTTTACTTGGAACATTAAGACTGGGCGTAGCAGAAAATACTGTGATGGATGCTCTTGCAATTGCATTTACAGGAAATAAAGAAAACAGAAAAGCATTGGAGCATGCATATAATGTATCAAGTGATTTGGGCAAAGTTGCAGAAACAATTGCAAGTAAAGGACTCAAAGGGATAGAAGAATTTGAAATTAATTTGTTTAATCCTATACGACCAATGCTTGCAGATAGAGTGAAAAGTGAAGAAGAAGCAATTGAAAAACTAGGCAAAATTTTTGCAGCAGAATACAAACTTGATGGAGAAAGAGTCCAGTTACACGTTGAAGGAGAGAAAGTAATATTATTTTCAAGAAGTTTGGAAAATATTACAAGTTATTATCCAGACATTGTAGAAAAAATTCCTAAAACAATTCAAGCGCAAAGAGTAATTTTAGAGGCAGAAGCAGTAGCAATAAATGAAAACACTGGAGAATTTTTACCGTTCCAAGAACTCATGCATAGAAGAAGAAAATACCAAGTAGAAAAAGCAGTATCACAGTATCCAATAACTGTAAACTTTTTTGATGTATTATATTACGATGGAAAAAGTTGTCTTGAATTACCATACAAAGAAAGACGAAATCTGTTGGAAAAAATTGTAAAAGAAGATGATTATGCAAAACACATACCAATGAGTACTGTAAAAAGTCAAGAAGACATCGAAGAATTTTTGGAAAACAGTATCAATTCAGGATGTGAAGGAGTGATGTTAAAGATGCTAGATAAGCCATACCAAGCTGGGTCCAGAGGAAGTTACTGGTTAAAACTAAAAAGAGAATACAGAAACGAGCTTGGCGATAGTCTTGATCTAGTAGTAATAGGAGCATTTTTTGGAAAAGGTAGAAGAACCGGAAAGTATGGGACGTTACTTTTAGCTTCATATGATTATGATATTGATGTTTTTACAAGCATATGCAAAGTTGGGACTGGATTCACAGATGAGGACTTGGATCAACTTTACCAAATATTATCAAATAAAGTAACAATAAAGAAAAATCCAAGAATAGATAGTGATATGGAAGCAGACGTATGGTTTGAACCAGAGTTAGTAATTGAAGTTGTAGCATCAGAAATTACGTTAAGTCCAATCCATAAAGCAGCAAGAAATGAAATCAGAAAAGATACAGGATTGGCTTTGAGATTTCCAAAATTTACTGGAAAAATAAGATTAGAGAAAGATGCAGAGGATGCATCAACTAATGAAGAGGTACTGACTCTATTCAAAGGACAGAAAAAAGTAGCTCATGATAAAAATTTGATGTGA
- a CDS encoding sulfite exporter TauE/SafE family protein: MIDQLWLIPLGFAAGILGSMIGLGGGIIVVPILTFFGFPPTLATSNSLFAAFSNAVASTFSYSRQKRIEYSLGLKLGLLSIPGTVLGAYISSDVSPSIFKILFGLVLVSSAAYIFLRKKIETREKTLTKQMIVFAIGASFFAGIISSFFGIGGGTVFVPLMVVGMGMTMKKAAPTSQFILLFASLSGVIVHSILGHPDFMQSGLLAAGAFVGGLVGARLSLDIKERYLQILVSSIIILAAIKLFFDSAAENLFLFVKLLHI; encoded by the coding sequence TTGATTGATCAATTATGGTTAATCCCATTGGGGTTTGCAGCTGGAATACTTGGTTCGATGATAGGTCTTGGCGGTGGAATAATAGTAGTTCCTATATTGACTTTTTTTGGTTTTCCTCCAACTCTAGCTACAAGCAATAGTTTGTTTGCAGCATTTAGTAATGCCGTAGCTTCTACCTTTTCATATTCTAGACAAAAGCGAATTGAATATTCTCTTGGATTAAAACTAGGACTTTTGAGTATTCCTGGTACTGTACTTGGGGCCTATATCTCAAGTGATGTGTCCCCTTCGATCTTTAAGATTCTATTTGGATTGGTTTTAGTGTCGTCTGCTGCCTATATATTTTTGAGAAAAAAGATAGAGACTAGAGAAAAAACTCTAACAAAACAAATGATTGTATTTGCAATTGGCGCAAGTTTTTTTGCAGGGATAATATCGTCCTTTTTTGGAATAGGTGGAGGTACTGTCTTTGTTCCATTAATGGTAGTTGGAATGGGGATGACTATGAAAAAAGCCGCCCCAACATCGCAGTTTATTTTGCTTTTTGCATCTTTATCTGGAGTTATAGTTCATAGTATTTTGGGTCACCCCGACTTTATGCAATCTGGGTTGTTAGCTGCGGGCGCATTTGTTGGTGGATTAGTTGGTGCGAGACTCTCATTAGATATCAAAGAGAGGTATTTGCAAATTCTAGTTTCATCAATTATTATTTTAGCTGCGATCAAGTTATTTTTTGATTCTGCAGCTGAAAATTTATTTTTGTTTGTTAAATTATTGCATATCTAA